One genomic window of Polyangium aurulentum includes the following:
- a CDS encoding peptidyl-prolyl cis-trans isomerase: protein MRSAPLLRGLFAATLALVAATAGISLGNAQAPAPEQSPTVAKVGARIITQAEVERRLASMPPFQLRYFGKTTEEIRKKFVEEAIVREALLAEGGEAEHLRDLPEVGERIRGVLRNALLAQIRAEASAQGPVTDEEVRAYYDKHQDKYHAPARIALWRILVASREEALEIIAQVKGDLSPKRWNEIARDKSLDKTNNMRGGNLGFVEPDGKTSDPNVKVDPALVQAAEKVKDSELVPEPVQEGSQWAVVWRRQSMKAVDRPLELEAPSIRQVLMHERTEQRVKDLVAELRKKHLGELHPELVELLAINSSGDVAPVRRPGTVPSARRPAAGSPAPTQAPGDLR, encoded by the coding sequence ATGCGCTCCGCCCCGCTCCTGCGCGGCCTGTTCGCCGCGACGCTCGCGCTCGTCGCGGCCACCGCCGGCATCTCCCTCGGAAACGCCCAGGCGCCCGCGCCCGAGCAGAGCCCCACCGTCGCCAAGGTCGGCGCGCGCATCATCACGCAGGCAGAGGTCGAGCGCCGCCTCGCCTCCATGCCCCCCTTCCAGCTCCGCTACTTCGGCAAGACCACCGAGGAGATCCGCAAGAAGTTCGTCGAGGAGGCCATCGTGCGCGAGGCGCTGCTCGCCGAGGGCGGCGAGGCCGAGCACCTGCGCGATCTGCCCGAGGTCGGCGAGCGCATCCGCGGCGTCCTGCGCAACGCGCTGCTCGCCCAGATCCGCGCCGAAGCCTCGGCCCAGGGGCCCGTCACCGACGAAGAGGTGCGCGCGTACTACGACAAGCACCAGGACAAGTATCACGCCCCCGCCCGCATCGCGCTCTGGCGCATCCTCGTCGCCTCACGCGAAGAGGCGCTCGAGATCATCGCGCAGGTGAAGGGCGACCTGTCCCCCAAGCGCTGGAACGAGATCGCGCGCGACAAGTCGCTCGACAAGACGAACAACATGCGCGGCGGCAACCTCGGCTTCGTCGAGCCAGACGGCAAGACGAGCGATCCGAACGTGAAGGTCGATCCCGCGCTCGTGCAGGCCGCCGAGAAGGTGAAGGACAGCGAGCTGGTCCCCGAGCCCGTGCAGGAAGGCTCGCAGTGGGCCGTCGTGTGGCGAAGGCAGAGCATGAAGGCCGTCGACAGGCCGCTCGAGCTCGAGGCTCCCTCGATCCGGCAGGTGCTCATGCACGAGCGCACCGAGCAGCGCGTGAAGGACCTCGTCGCCGAGCTGCGCAAGAAGCACCTCGGCGAGCTGCACCCCGAGCTCGTCGAGCTGCTCGCGATTAACTCGAGCGGCGACGTCGCGCCCGTGCGCAGGCCAGGCACCGTCCCATCCGCTCGCCGCCCCGCCGCAGGCTCGCCCGCGCCGACGCAGGCGCCTGGCGATCTGCGCTGA
- a CDS encoding 4a-hydroxytetrahydrobiopterin dehydratase, with the protein MTSREKLSDDAIAAFLSKNPGWERREGAISRAYKFPDYGAALAFVVRVGVAAEKRDHHPDMLIGWGRVEVTWSTHDAGGITPVDIEMAERTDRLYGT; encoded by the coding sequence ATGACGAGCCGCGAGAAGCTCTCCGACGATGCGATCGCCGCGTTCCTGTCCAAGAACCCCGGCTGGGAGCGCCGCGAGGGCGCCATCAGCCGAGCCTACAAATTTCCCGACTACGGCGCCGCCCTCGCCTTCGTGGTCCGCGTCGGCGTCGCGGCCGAGAAGCGCGACCACCACCCCGACATGCTGATCGGCTGGGGCCGCGTCGAGGTCACCTGGTCGACGCACGACGCCGGCGGCATCACCCCGGTCGACATCGAGATGGCCGAACGGACCGATCGGCTCTACGGAACCTAG
- a CDS encoding Ppx/GppA family phosphatase produces the protein MTRVASIDIGTNSVLLLIAEKRDGDLVAVVDRATITRLGEGVDKARALSPDATRRTLECLSGYAEDIRAAGVSHVEAVGTSAMRDAKGGDAFRKEAARLLGVEPRVIPGSEEAALTFEGALTGLGLDAGPVTVVDIGGGSTEIVIGDAASGVEKAESLDIGSVRLTERHVRSDPPTRDELEAARSDARKTIEGAGLSPRGALVGVAGTVTTIAAYARDVVPYDGARVHGMRLSRADVVAAVEALAALPLAERRGLRAIDPKRADVIVAGGILLGEILAWSASDELVVSDRGVRWGLARRWFEARGA, from the coding sequence ATGACACGCGTGGCCTCCATCGACATCGGGACGAACTCGGTCCTGCTTCTCATCGCCGAGAAGCGGGACGGAGATCTCGTCGCGGTCGTCGATCGCGCCACGATCACGCGGCTCGGCGAGGGCGTCGACAAGGCTCGCGCGCTCTCGCCCGACGCCACGCGCCGCACGCTCGAGTGCCTGTCCGGCTACGCGGAGGACATCCGCGCGGCCGGCGTCTCGCACGTCGAGGCGGTGGGCACGAGCGCGATGCGCGACGCGAAGGGCGGCGACGCGTTCCGGAAAGAGGCCGCGCGTCTGCTCGGCGTCGAGCCGCGCGTCATCCCCGGCAGCGAGGAGGCCGCGCTGACGTTCGAGGGCGCGCTGACCGGGCTCGGCCTCGACGCGGGCCCGGTCACGGTGGTCGACATCGGCGGAGGCAGCACCGAGATCGTGATCGGTGACGCTGCCTCGGGCGTGGAGAAAGCCGAGAGCCTCGACATCGGTAGTGTTCGTCTCACGGAGCGACACGTTCGGTCGGATCCGCCGACGCGCGACGAGCTCGAGGCTGCGCGCAGCGATGCGCGCAAGACGATCGAGGGCGCGGGGCTGTCTCCGCGCGGCGCGCTCGTCGGGGTCGCCGGCACGGTGACGACGATCGCTGCGTATGCGCGCGACGTCGTGCCTTACGACGGCGCGCGGGTGCACGGCATGCGTTTGTCACGTGCCGATGTAGTGGCTGCAGTCGAGGCACTCGCGGCGTTGCCGCTCGCGGAGCGGCGAGGGTTGCGGGCGATCGATCCGAAGCGAGCGGACGTCATCGTTGCGGGAGGAATCCTGCTCGGAGAGATCCTCGCGTGGTCCGCGTCGGACGAGCTCGTCGTCTCCGACCGCGGCGTGCGCTGGGGCCTTGCGCGTCGCTGGTTCGAGGCGCGCGGCGCATGA
- a CDS encoding CarD family transcriptional regulator has translation MQARSEIQFKVGDKAVYPAQGVAEVVNIEEKDIAGNRQRFYVLRILDTDRKIMVPVSNASAVGLRQVISEQEIREIFDILRERTIAFDNQTWNRRYRGFMDKIKTGSIYDVAEVLRDLYRLKTDKQLSFGERRMLDTARSLIVKEIAIARGQTEEQVKTEIEAIFLAN, from the coding sequence ATGCAGGCTCGTTCGGAGATCCAGTTCAAGGTAGGCGACAAGGCGGTCTATCCGGCCCAGGGCGTGGCTGAGGTCGTCAACATCGAAGAGAAGGACATCGCCGGAAACCGCCAGCGCTTCTACGTTCTCCGCATCCTCGACACCGACCGCAAGATCATGGTGCCCGTCAGCAACGCGAGCGCCGTCGGCCTCAGGCAGGTGATCTCGGAGCAGGAGATCCGAGAGATCTTCGACATCCTCCGTGAGAGGACCATCGCTTTCGACAACCAGACGTGGAATCGCCGTTATCGCGGTTTCATGGACAAGATCAAGACGGGCTCGATCTACGACGTGGCCGAGGTGCTGCGCGATCTGTACCGGCTGAAGACCGACAAGCAGCTCTCGTTCGGCGAGCGCCGCATGCTCGATACGGCTCGCTCGCTCATCGTCAAGGAGATCGCGATTGCGCGCGGTCAAACCGAGGAGCAGGTGAAGACCGAAATCGAGGCGATCTTTCTCGCCAACTGA
- a CDS encoding tRNA (cytidine(34)-2'-O)-methyltransferase, giving the protein MAKDQRPRLRAAPLEKPFRIVLIEPEIPQNTGNIARLSAATQSPLHLVGRLGFRIDEHAVRRAGLDYWHLVQLEQHYDFAHFRHAHQGARPRLFSAVAKKSYLDADFRPGDALVFGKESVGLDDELLERFPDDVFGIPTLGPVRSLNLANAVAIVLYEALRQAGALEGAAPG; this is encoded by the coding sequence GTGGCCAAGGACCAGCGCCCGCGCCTGCGCGCAGCCCCGCTCGAGAAACCGTTCCGGATCGTGCTCATCGAGCCCGAGATCCCCCAGAACACCGGCAACATCGCGCGCCTGTCGGCCGCCACCCAGAGCCCGCTGCACCTCGTCGGGCGCCTCGGCTTCCGCATCGACGAGCACGCCGTTCGTCGCGCCGGGCTCGACTACTGGCACCTCGTCCAGCTCGAGCAGCACTACGACTTCGCCCACTTCCGCCACGCCCACCAGGGCGCGCGCCCGCGGCTGTTCAGCGCCGTCGCCAAGAAGAGCTACCTCGACGCGGACTTTCGCCCGGGCGACGCGCTCGTCTTCGGCAAGGAGAGCGTCGGCCTCGATGACGAGCTGCTCGAGCGATTCCCGGACGACGTCTTCGGCATCCCCACGCTGGGTCCCGTCCGCTCGCTGAACCTTGCCAACGCAGTGGCCATCGTGCTGTACGAGGCGCTGCGCCAGGCGGGCGCACTCGAGGGAGCCGCGCCAGGGTGA
- the rnc gene encoding ribonuclease III codes for MQPREELVSRLGLSGDLPHLEEALTHPSFSNEQRKGECADNQRLEFLGDAVLGLCVTETLMARFPGADEGELSRMRATLVNADALSAWARSVGLGPALRLGRGAQAAGERDRTNVLADAVEALMGAVYLDRGLEAARGLVASVVGEPLAALAPGPSLARDPKSELQERVQATGGPSPRYRVVRVEGPPHRRAFAVVVEVGDRIAGEGTGRSKKLAEQEAARAAILAMLTPPPPDDPALSSAPTEDAPE; via the coding sequence ATGCAGCCTCGAGAAGAGCTCGTCTCCCGCCTCGGCCTCTCCGGCGACTTGCCGCACCTCGAAGAGGCCCTCACGCACCCAAGCTTCTCGAACGAGCAGCGCAAGGGGGAGTGCGCCGACAACCAGCGGCTCGAGTTCCTCGGCGACGCGGTGCTCGGCCTGTGCGTGACCGAAACGCTGATGGCGCGCTTCCCGGGCGCAGACGAGGGCGAGCTGTCGCGCATGCGAGCGACCCTCGTGAACGCCGACGCGCTCTCGGCCTGGGCACGCTCGGTGGGCCTCGGCCCGGCGCTGCGGCTCGGTCGAGGCGCGCAGGCGGCCGGCGAACGCGATCGCACGAACGTGCTCGCAGACGCGGTCGAGGCGCTGATGGGCGCGGTCTACCTCGATCGCGGGCTCGAGGCGGCGCGAGGGCTCGTCGCGTCCGTCGTGGGAGAGCCGCTCGCCGCGCTCGCGCCGGGGCCATCGCTCGCGCGCGATCCGAAGAGCGAGCTGCAAGAGCGCGTGCAGGCGACAGGCGGCCCCTCGCCGCGCTACCGGGTCGTGCGCGTCGAAGGCCCGCCGCACCGCCGCGCGTTCGCGGTGGTGGTGGAGGTCGGCGATCGCATCGCGGGAGAAGGGACGGGCCGCTCGAAGAAGCTCGCGGAGCAGGAAGCCGCGCGAGCCGCGATCCTGGCCATGTTGACACCTCCCCCGCCGGACGATCCGGCGCTATCCTCCGCCCCCACCGAGGACGCCCCCGAATGA